DNA sequence from the Streptomyces sp. NBC_01264 genome:
GCTTCACGCCACCGCGTCCCTCGCGCACTGGCGTGGCTCCCCACAGAGGAGTACCCATGTCACGCGTCCACCCCCTGCCCCGGGCCGACGGGTCCGCCCGCCCCGCCGCCCACGGTCCCCGCCGCGCCGCTCTGATCGCAGCCGCGGCGGCCATGGGCGGCTTCCTCTTCGGCTACGACAGCTCCGTCATCAACGGCGCCGTCGAAGCCGTCCGCGACCGCTTCGACGTCGGCTCCGGCACTCTCGCCCAGGTCATCGCCGCCGCGCTCATCGGCTGCGCCCTCGGTGCCGCGGTCGCCGGCCGCATCGCCGACCGGATCGGGCGGATCCGCTGCATGCGGATCGCCGCCGTCCTGTTCACCGCGAGCGCCATCGGCTCCGCCCTGCCGTTCGCCCTCTGGGACCTCGCCCTGTGGCGCGTGATCGGCGGCTTCGGCATCGGCATGGCCTCGGTGATCGGCCCCGCCTACATCGCCGAAGTGTCCCCGCCCGCCTACCGGGGCCGCCTCGCCTCCTTCCAGCAGGCCGCGATCGTCATCGGCATCGCCGTCTCCCAGCTCGTCAACTGGGGCATCCTGAAACTCGCCGACGGCGACCAGCGCGGAAAGCTGGCCGGGCTCGAGGCCTGGCAGTGGATGCTCGGCGTGATGGTCGTCCCCGCCGTCCTGTACTGGCTCATGTCCTTCGTCATCCCCGAATCACCCCGCTTCCTGATATCCGTCCGGCGCACGGAGGAGGCCAAGTCGGTGCTGCGCGAGGTCGAGGGGCAGGGCATAGACGCCGACGCC
Encoded proteins:
- a CDS encoding sugar porter family MFS transporter — protein: MSRVHPLPRADGSARPAAHGPRRAALIAAAAAMGGFLFGYDSSVINGAVEAVRDRFDVGSGTLAQVIAAALIGCALGAAVAGRIADRIGRIRCMRIAAVLFTASAIGSALPFALWDLALWRVIGGFGIGMASVIGPAYIAEVSPPAYRGRLASFQQAAIVIGIAVSQLVNWGILKLADGDQRGKLAGLEAWQWMLGVMVVPAVLYWLMSFVIPESPRFLISVRRTEEAKSVLREVEGQGIDADAWVHAIARAMDSEQKSTFKDLLGGRFGFLPIVWIGIGLSVFQQLVGINVIFYYSSSLWQSVGIDPTSSFLYSFTTSIINILGTVIAMLLVDRIGRKPLALIGSVGMAISLGLCAWAFSQRTGDGSTVHLVGGAAMTALLAAHAFVLFFALSWGVVVWVLLGEMFPGRIRVAALGTAAAVQWVANWAITVTFPSLSQWNLSGAYVLYTAFALLSIPFVLKWVPETKGKSLEDMG